GCTCTACCACTTGAGCTAATTCCCCACCCTGCAGCTTCTGCCTGAGgtcctctcccctcccaggCTCTCAGCCCTGCCCCAGGATGCCCTGCACACAAAGCCTGAGGCCCCCCAAAGATCTTCACTCTCATACTCGCTCACCTTCCTGTTGGAGGTGACCCCTGACAACTCCAGAACTCAGAACCACCATCCCCTGCCCAAGGGTTCACCCCAAAATACCTTGTCTGGTTACCTTCCCAATGTCAGGCAAGAGCTCACAACTGGGCAGCTCATTATGGGGAGTCACCTGGGCAGGACCaaaaagcagcagtgccagTGCAGGATATGGGCCAGAACCAAAAGGTCACTCCTTCGAGCCGGAGTTGAACCAGCGACCTAAGGATGGCCATGCCAGGGAGCCTACAGTCCTCCGCTCTACCAGCTGAGCTATCGAAGGAAGCATGAGCCATATTGCTGAGATTGTCTGGCACTTCATAGTGTTGTCATATTTCATGCTATAGAACGTATTTtcctgccttcaaaatattgCTGATTTAATCCAAAAGCACCCTCATCAGACCCACCCCTGTATCAGAGTCTGGCCTGATCTTAATTTTCAGCCTAAGCCTCCCACTGACAGAGATCTTGAGCTTATTTCACTGACTTCATTTCCATGAATGCCTTATCCATCTAAGGCACACTTATCCATCTTGTGGGATAGCTGTTTCTCTGTTTGATGTCacttttctctcccaaactTGCTGCTGTGGATGGCTGCAGTGGACAGTGATCCTAAAGTGGTGAAGGAGAAGGCCATTCACCATGAGAAAAAATTGAATGGACATAAACCCATGGTTTTGGCATAGGAAGTAGCCAACAAGCTCCTTTGTTCATTTCATTCTCTACTTTtttgtcttcttcctttttttcataaTGAACCCTGGTTATTACATAACTGGAAATGTCACTTTTCCAGGACCCACAAGGAAGCTTCTGTATAGCTGGTACTTTGTGTTATATCACATAGTTTTTGTCCttactttaattttttcttggGTTGGACCTAAGAGAGTCCTTTGTCGCACTCATATGAATTGCACTACTAATAACTAGATCTCTTTCCCATTGCTGAATCATCTCCAATTAGTGTATGTCATCTCAGTGTGCAGAGAGCTGTTTTGGTAATGTACTCTTTTTAGTGAGAACAGTTGTCCCAAAATCAAAATAAGAACATAGATTATCTTTTGTTAATTGTTGAAAGTAATCCTGTTAGTAGTCTAAAACAATACTAGGTGAAGTAAGAGTGTAACAAATGTGTTCCATCTTTTCAAAATTACATTCTGTTcaaattcttattttttatgAGATTGTTTGGGATGTGGGTCAGACAGAAGAAGTCTTCGGGTctctgggaaaagaaagaaagggctGGAGATTGATTGTCTGATGCCTGCAAACACACGTGGGTTTTTGACAGTAGTacttctccctttcttttcttctttttttttttttttttttttttttcctaattgttggggtttgttttcagGTAAGAAAAGGGATAGATAGCAGAATTTACTTAAATACTTGGATGGCACATAATGTCATTAGTCATGCAAGACTTAGCTTGTTTTTCCAGTTCTcatatttaatgttttattgTGTTTAGGGCACATGTTAAACATGACCAAAACTTTGTGTTTAAGGTGCAATATGCACAGTATATTAAATATGACTGAAGATGAACTTATTCATGCCATTGGACATATATTTAAGGAGTTATTTATGacctatgattctgtgacttgaGTTCAACAGAATTGAAGAGATCGTTGGCAGAAGCTGTTCCCAGACTCATATCAGTCTTGATATTGGCAGAATGTCTTCCAGGCAGGAACTGTCATCAGGAACAAAGCAGTTACTTTTTGCTGGAGGAGTAACCTGTACTGGGGCTTCATAAGGAAATCAAGTAGGACTCTACTCTGAGGTTAAATTTGTTAGAGGAAGTGTAGGCACACTGCCTTCGCACCACAAATACTATTTTTGGTCATAGCAGTTATGGCTAGCTCTCGAAATATTTGGAGAGAATATTTACAAAATGCAACATAGCTTGGTTGTGATTGAATCAGCTTAAAACACTACTACACCACTTTTGATGCCACTAGAGGTCAGCACTAGTCATTAAATAAATGTCCTGGAGACATTGCAAGTTCTTCATAGGGAGTGGTGATTTTTGAAAAGATAGACTTCTATGCTTGTTTTGCAAGTGTGTGTGAGCTCACACTACCAGTGCTTCAACGTAGTTGGACGTAAACCCTTTCTTCTTGATGCTGTGCTTCCCTGTGCTGTGAGCCAAGAGTCGCACACTGCACTTTTCAAGCTGTACCTGTCCTCAAATGCCATAGCCCTGAGTACAATCAGGGTGAAAGGCAGTGTCAAACCCTGTCCTAGTAAAGGCTCCCACTGGCATAAGCAGCCCAAACTGATTGACACTACTCCACTCTCACACCACACAGGGATTACTGCATTAGCTCTGGGCACCCCAagataagaaggacatggacctgctggagcaagaCCACAGGAGGGATACAAGGGTGATCAGAGACATGGACcacctctcctatgaaaacaggctgagagagctggggttgtttggCCTGACAAAAGAAGGCTCCGAGGAGACCTTAGAGCATCTTCTAGTACTTAAAGCGGTCATGCAAGAGCGCTGGAAAGGGACTTTTTATTAGCACATGtcgtgataggacaaggggcaatgacTTCAAACGAAAAAGGACtatgtttagattagatattaggaagaaattctttactgtgagggtcaCGAGGCACTGAAACAGCTTGCTCAggaaagttgtggatgccccatccctggaagtcttCAAGGACAAGctagatggggctttgagcaaactGGTCTAGTGAAAGTTGTCTGTTCCTGTGGTGAGGGGGCCAGACCTAgatttaaggttccttccaaccctaaccattccatgatcctatGAAAATAACCATTCTATGATCCTATGACAATCCCCTTTCACTTCTTTAAGGATTGTCTCAGAAGTGCAGCAGTGGGGAATTAGGCCCAAAGACAGGGACTGAAAAACTATGATTAACTCATTATGCTTTCCCACCTTGTGCTTCAAAAAGATGCTTCCCTTCTACTGCAACTCCTAACTGTGTTCTCAATCATCACTGTCTGGGCTTCTGCAAACACAGACACTGTTTACAACATTTTAATATAGCTACTATTGATAGGCAATTGAACACAGAATTTCCTTtgctataaagaaaataatgttgCCTGGGTAAGCACTGTGATCATCATGTTTCTAAACAACCTTTAAAAAATCTTTATCTTTGCTAAAACCTGCTAAATGATGCAAATGAGCTGGCAATCATAATGCAACAAATGCCTGTGATTTATTATCATGTTGCAATCTGTGCTTTCATCATATATCACTGTCTACTTTAACACAGTAGCTGACTAGGTATCAATACACAAAGTTCATTCTCAGTGTAATAGGCACACCTCTTCCACGAAAACTTTCATGTTTGGTTCCTTTGTGTCACTTTTCTTCCACTGAGTACATCAGAGCTGGAAAAAAGAAGGCTGAACACACAGTTCAGAATTATTATAActctatgaaaatattttttgtaatgTTAAGTGTCGGTATACATGCACACATACAGATGACTTACCTTCCgtctattttttttgtttgtgtctcATGTTTAAGAAAATTGGCTCTGAAATATCATCCTGACAAGAATCCAGACAATCCAGAGGCCGCAGAAAAATTTAAAGAGATCAACAATGCTCATGCAACCCTGACTGATCTGTCAAAGCGAAACATATATGACAAGTATGGATCATTAGGGCTCTATGTGGCAGAACAGTTTGGTGAGGAAAATGTTAACACCTACTTCATGCTCTCAAGCTGGTGGGCAAAGGTAAGTTGTTACTTTCTTTTGGAAATCAAATGTTACAATGCACGCTGACAATTACATACACAAGGAAACCCCTGAAAAACATGATCTCTCCACAGGCTTAAGAAATAGTAGGATCTGACTCTAAACTAAAAACTTAATAAAACAATATTATCTGGAAAATCGACAGTGGCAGAATGTAACGTAAGTTCAGACTAGCACTAATATAgaaagttttctcttttttttaacctggTATATAGTCATAAAACATGTTTTGTAATACTTTCAGACATTAATTAGATTTGAATCTAGTGCTCCAGGTTAATTTTGACTTTCTTTTCTGTAATGACTAAATAAAAATGACTCATTATTCAAAAACAAGATGTCCCATTTTATGTGACAACCAATTAATAAATTATTACCGTATAAATTTAGCTGTCCTTTTTGCTATATATAGCCCACAACATAAGTAAGCAATAATAATACATAACACTGTGTTTATGGCATTATATATGTGCACTGGTGATGGAGTGAGAGAAAGGAACTTGAAGAAAAGGTTAGAAGAGTGGAGTGGAGGAAGAGAGTAGGAAAGGAAGAGAATGATACATCAAAACTCTGCATATTGCTCAAGGAAAAACACATAATGGGCTGTTCTAGTCATGAAGGAAGGAGTTGGGTTCATTTGTTCCCTTATCACATTGGCGTCCTCTGATGTTTGCATATATCAAATTCCAGTGTTTCTGCAAATACAGAAATGCTACAGATATGCAACAAACAGAATCGCAAATGTGCAAAATCCATGCAGTCCCCACCTGTTTCCAGCCACAGAAGCACAGGAAAGCACTCTGCTGGGCCATGCTGGAATACATAGGAAGATGATCTGTACTGTTTGAAGCAAGTACTCCATGACAGTTTTTATCTGAGGACTGTGGAACACATATTTCTCTGTACAGCAAGGAACAGGCCCGTGCTGCATTGCCCCACATTCCCCTTTTAAGCTGGGAAGTCACTTGGGCACTTTGGGGGTCTGAGAAACCATAATTTGTCTTCTGAAACAGGATGAGGCAGAAGCTCCTCAAATGCAGCACAGTGCATGAAACCAATGAATAAAATACTGGTGTTTAAATTAAACTTGCAAAGCTGCTGCCCCTCAGAGGCTGGTTGGAAGCTGCCTGCTTGCAGCTGCTGTAGCTGACTCCTGCTGCAGGCCGGACACCCCGCCAAAGCTGCTGTCATCTCCTGATGGatcattcccccttgtctttGCTGTCCACCctctccttctgcctctttGCCACAGTTAGGTGCCCTTAGCACTGAGAGGGCAACAGTGTTGACTCCTTTAACAGTTTTGacaaaaaagattttcttcactatttcttttttttttttttagcttttatttttcttttacttggTGATCTTTAATGGAGATTTTATGTAGTATAAAATCCTCTAGGGTCATAAAATCAGGTACAGAAATAACAACTGTGGCTTTGACTTATAAAGAGAGCAGTGGGGGGTACAGAAAGAAGCTAATATGTCCCTAACAACTAAAGGAGAAATGTGAGGATTGCTTCAAGCAAGCTGTATCCCAGAGGTGAGACAAGATATGCTGAGAGCAAAGTAATCATTGCTTCCTGGTTTTCAAGaattttgtaaaaaaatccaaaatatgtATATAGACTCATTTGAGGATTATCACAGGTGGTCTCTCTATCTCTCCCGCAACCCACAATCTTGCCACCTCCAAAGTATAAAGAGGCCACCAAGTGGGGTTCTTTTGCAAGCTGAGCTCActatttctcatttctttttaattcatgCACAAATGTGGGGTCAGTTTGAAATTTTTGTATTGGTCATCATAATACTATTTGAGTCTGAGGAATCAGCTACAGATGATGTCTGGACTCCTGATTTCCTCCATTCTGGTGGAGGAGAGTAGGGACCACAGCCTTCGCTTATTATCTTTCTCATTGACTGCAAACATTCCTCTTCCCAGCACATTCATCTTGAGGAAATCTGACAGTTGCCAGGAGTTTTGAGTTTTATCATTAGCAGTAAGGAAACTCAAACGAAaggagaaatgcaaaatgaaaattaCTGTTCTTTTTCATAGTGCCAGACTTTTCAGCAGGCATATTAAACTGAGAACATAGAGACATGGGTAATGGGAGCTCAAACTGCTTCTCCACTGGCAGGCATAGAGGTtgtttgtttaactgttttagcAAAAAACCAATTCAACCTCTACCATGAAGACAGTTTATTGATGATACCAACAGATTTTTGATTTACCAGCTATGATAATATaagcacaggaaatgttgaAACATTAAAGGTATCATGAATAAACTCAATGTGTTTTCCCCTCTATATACTtttattctgtcttttttttcattctataTGTTGCGGTGATTTATTCTCCCTTATGGCATAAATGATAAGCAGTCAGATAACTTACTTTAGGGATTATGGCACCGTTTCGGGTGTCTGTTAGAAAGAAACCATTTTAAGACAAAAAGTCAGAGTccttcttttcatttaaaaccaCCTTGCTCACTCTGGATACAATCTTATATTAATATTAGGCATATAAATAGTCTTATTACCTTCAGAGATGCTCCACTCTGCCCCCACTAACATTAGCTCATAATATTATTTGCATAGCTCCGTTGTCTAAGTTTGACAGTATCCTGACATTTGTGCTTACTTTCTTCCTCAGCAGCATGTTGTCTTATGAATATAACAAATAGTTAGTAAAGGGCAGACTGTATAACTATAATGCTAAAGCCTAGCTGTACCTCCAATCTGTATGTACCTGGTGGCCAAAAAGCTGTGCTGCTTTTACCTACACattcagagaatcatagaatggtttggtttggaagggaccttaaagatcatccagttccaaccctcctgccatgtgcAGTGAGACCTCCCATTAGATCAGAGATTGAttcaacctggtcttgaacacctccagcgATGGGGTACCCACAAGTTCTCAGGacaacctgtttcagtgcctcaccaccatcACAATGAAGAATTTGTTcataatatctaatctaaatctaccctctttccaTTTATTTCTACATATTAGCTTTGATTTGCTTTCCAGGAATGTCACTGGTTTTCCTTTGCTCTTATACCACTACGTCCATGAAGACATGTCCATGGAGCTTTCTTCTGTGTCACAAACATCTCCATGCAGTCCTGGAACTACTTTGGGTCAGGAGGCAGGTTGCTGCACGTCCCCATGGAGCACAGACTGGCAATGCCAGCCTAATTTCTCCCCTCCTAAAGGTCCCATTGCTGTGATGCAGCACACACTTGAACGTCTGCGAAGCTGTGCTGTGAACCCAGGCACTGACTTAGTCTGAGGGAAGAAAGCTctgtaaatttaaattttctcGCTCTTGACTCTGACTGAGATCTCTGGTCTTGGCCCTAGGCAATTGTGTTGGCTCTCCTGAAGCCTCTATGCTTTATGCCATGAGGACAAGAGTAAGCAAAGGTGGGAACTTCTTGCTACCTGAGTCCCCACATCAAGAAACTGTAGTCCAAGGACTATAATTTAGGAGATGTCACCTGCATGGTCCTGCACAGGCTaatggggagagagggagacaCCCACATTAGGCAATTCAAATACTTTTATGGCTGAATCTCCCTCTGGAAGGGCTTTTAACTTCTCTTTGACTGTGTGGGGAGTCCTCAGGGACTACAGTCCTAAACTGGATGCCTTAGTTCAGTACCCAAAGTTATATGGGATCCATCTGggtctttgcttctttttctcccagcTTTGTTATTGACAAGAGTTTGCCAGTAAATAAATGTTTGCAAAAATGATCTTGGGCAAATGAGTCATTTTAAAGACGGAAATGAGTCATTTTAAGGTGGGTGGGGTTTTGCATACTGCCTGGAGGGTTTTTCTGAGGGCCATCAGCCAAACAACAGACTTTAATACGTTGAGCATGTGGGGGCCTGTTGGTTGGTGTCTTCTTTGTGGATGTGGTCCTTAGTGACAAATAGGAGCTTGTGGGTGAGGAGGGTTTTGGAAGATCTGGCCCTTGTTCAGGCACTGGTACAGCAGGTGGACTCCTCTGAGTGCCAAGCACTTAGGAACCAGAGTTCCTCTGACAATCTTCCTTCAGCTGTAAGAGACAGCCACAAGTTTGAGGAAGGTCACTGCTGACAGGATTTTCGTCCCGCTGTGTTTAACCCAGGGCCTGTTTGCAGTGTGTGGTTTGCTGACGGGCTGctacctctgctgctgcctctgctgctgcttcaacTGCTGCTGTGGAAAGTGCAAACCGAAGGCACCCgagggggagcagcaggagtttTGTGTGTCTCCAGAAGATTTGGAAGAGCAAATTAAGAACGACATGGAAAGAGGTGTGTATTGTAGGGGCTTACTGCGTGGCAAAGCTGTTCAAAACAATCTTTAAAGCCTGTAGTCCAGATGTTCTGCTCACAATGCTGAGGCTGCTTCCAGACTTCAGTGGAGATGTGCCAATTCACTCTAGCTAAGACCACAGCCCAGTGAACTTCCCAAGTTATGTATAAATGCAAAACCAAACTTATGGCACTTACAACTAAATACCTCCTGAATCGCTTATGAGACACTTAAACAATAAAAGTCTTAGGGCTTATTTTAAGAGGCAATGTTCACCCTGTAGTCCCCATGTCCATGTTCCTTCATTTCCTAGATCCTGTACTCATACATTAGGCTCTACTGGACTGGTGTTTGTCATGTCTGATTTGCCTGAATAAGCTGTCATTCAGACTTGACTTCTGTAAAATTTATCCCTGCTTGTGGTGGATATTGTATCCATTCAAGAAAAGGCTTCAAGAAAAGACGAAAAGTTTCCAACAGTAAGGTTGTGCAGTAACCCAAGAGAGTAAGCTCTCATGGGAGCTACCATGGTCCTGTCcctctcccatccagcccccaAGCTGCTCACTCTCTTCTGCACTGGCAGCAGCAATAATGCTACCTTACCTAGGCTTTGGATAAAATCCAGGTGTAAACTAATCCTCTCAAAAATGTGTGTAGTTCCTGGCCCATTTAATTCCCTGGTGTGCTTCATGGTGAAGTAGGCCAAGTGCTAACTTAGGGACAAGAGGATCAGGGAACTTAGGAGCCAGGAACATGGGCCTGTGGCAGCACAATGACCTTCGCAGCAGGTCACCCCCTTTCTTTGGCTTTGCTGCATTCCCCCAGCTGCACATTCAGGTTTTGGCTATGCCAAGGGAGGATGGTGGTGATTTCGTCATTTGGCACTAGTGTGGGATACATGCTTTGAACAAAGAGCTCTGTCCTAATCTGCTCGAAGGTTTTGTGTTCATATGCAGGGGAAGTAGAAACATCTCAAACTGGATCAATATGTACAGGGTGAGAGATGCAATGACCCTTGCTCCAGCAATAAGAACCCAAGGTACCAGGGAAAGACTGAGGACACTTTTCAGTTGCAAATTTAGATAAACTATGATTAAGATTATGGTTTTTTATGAGGAAGGACCCAAGAAGTCAGttcactctttttctcttccattgTTATGGAAGATCTTATACTGTTATATTCTTATGTTTATTATGCTTAAAATAGCACTGCCAGATTGCAAATGTCATGTTCCTTTAGCAGTAAGAAATTTTTCCCCACCAACTTTTCACACACATTTACCCTTCCATAAATATGTAACAAAACACTTGTAGCAGTTGAAACAAATGCTATTTTTATAACTGTTATGCCAACGTGTTGGTGGCGTTTTTAAATTGATTTTGCCTAGAGGCATATCAAGGTAAACACAGCTTAAAAATTGATCATACTTAATCAGTCTCTGCAAAGGCAATAAATACTATTAGTGAAAACTTTATAACCACAATGCCTTATTTGAGACAAATCTAAAAAATTCTATCACATTATGCACCTGAAAAGTGCAAATCTAAAATGGGTCTTACTCTTCATGAGTCTATGATACCAAAGCCAAGTCTGAAGTAGACGGATGGAACTTGGAAGAATCAGAATGTTTAATACCTGCctgatttgctttttttatttttaatttggcttattttaaattttaattctcCCTTAAAATCCAGCACAAAATTCCCCAGTAGCAGAAAAAGAATTGAACCCTTCTTCTGGCACAGGTACCCGAAGGTATTGGTATTCTTTAATTTTAGGCCCCCTTGACATCCCTTTACTCCCACCGAGTCCCACTGAgaccaatttttaaaaataattttaaatgtttagCAAAGTACCAATCTGAAAAATTAACATAATGTGGAATTTCATGTTTTAAGTATTTGGAAAACAATATTAATTATATAGGTAGGGTCTGAAGAAAACTAGATCTTTATACGTTTCCTACTCTCCTCTTCAGTCTTGTTATATTTTCCTTCTAATCAAAACCAGCAAGCCTCAGTAAAGCAGAAttcactttattttaaaagagagcAATgtataagaaataaaaataaaagctttataACAAAGGGTAACATGAGCATCTTTTCTgcagctgaaaggaaaacagacaatacagttagaaaaaaaaaaaaaaaaagagtgacaACCAGATCAAAGTGagtttcctcccttccttcttcccttgtcACCCCAACTTCAGGCATGCTGGCCAGAAAGACACAGCTGACTTTTAGAATAGCAAAAATTGTGCATTTTTTAATGTTGGGCCATAGAAATTAATACTCATGCCTTCCTTTAGGTAAATAATAGAAATGCTCCTGTATGTAATTCAGAAACAAACTGTAATCACTTGTGCAGCAGATTTCATTTTGGAAGAGGAGATTCTATTAGGATCCAAATTCTTTGCTTGCCCTCTGTGCACAGACTGAGCATTCTAGCCAgtaattaatttctttgcttCCTGCTATCCCCAGTATCTACATTATTGCTAACCAGAACTTTTTGGTGAGGTCAAAAAGTAGATTTTCGTGCTAAGGCCACTTTTCTGAGGAACGCAACATCAATAAAGCATCACAATTCCTGATGCTAAAAACCTCTGAGAGTGAGTCCTTAGCAGCTGTGCTCAGTGGGAGTTGCCTGGTGCTGGCTGTACTGCTCAAAAGAGTTCAGATTAAGACTTCAACTATCAAACTGACACAACCATAGTAATTTTTCAGTTCCTCACACTTCTCATTAACAAAATTAAGGTTTTACACAGTCGATTTCATTCCTCAAACTAATGTACCATAAAACATAATTATTAGTGAAAAAGAAAGAGGTGGGAGGCCAAAGATTCAGTGATCCATTCCCTAAAATGTAAGAGCAAAGTTAGTTGTCCCTGAAACCAACACAATTATGCCAAAGGCTGCAATTCTGTTGAAATGCTATTTCTCTAGAAAGAGAGAATTTCTAGGGGGATTTATATTCCTCTAGAAGGTTTTAGTCAAATAAATTTGACTAGTTCTAGTGCTCAGCTACTTCCATGTCTCCCTTGACAGCATCGTTTTACAGCATGTACTTCCAGGGGTAACATGACCGTAAGAACtaaagggaatttggggtttgcaAGCCCTGGCACATACTTAGCTTACAAGGATTTCTCCTCACAACTATTGATTTGTACCAGAAGGCTCTGACCTAATGCAGAGCAGAAGACTAAGAATTAAACATTGTGTTTAATTATTTAAACATATTTAATAATGTTATTACATTTTAAACATGACATTTTTTTTAGTGTTCCAGATCAAGCGTGACATTAGAAAGGTGCTAAATAAGGTAATCTGTGGTATTGTGCCATGATGTTATGGGTAACCTGTCAAAATACACTGGCAGAGGGAAGTATCACTCGCTTGTCTGCAGCACAGACACGTGCAACACTTCATCACTTTCCCACACACATGGGGCAGGTTGACAGATTTTGCTTCCACTGAAGTTGATGGCAAAATTTTTGTTAACTTTTGTGTTCCCGGAGGAGGTGGCATTGGAATTTGGATTGCCTTTGTACCTCAGGCTGTAATGATGCACTCAAAGCAGTTTGGCAGGTCTGCTCCCTCCTGTTCGGTTATCATCGTAAGAACAAAGCAAGGCATTTCTAGACCaacttttattttacagaaagtGAAttctgggagagaaaaaaaaagaataaaagaaccTGAGTAGCAAAATACTTTCCCAACTCAGAAGCAATAAGTTTTTATCACTTCATTGTCTCCTCCACACTCCATATGATACAAATGTAGGCGAACAGTGAGCAGGAGCTATCTATAGAAAGCAGTTTAAACTGTGAATTCTGCCTCACCTCCATTCTGCAGCTTGCCATTAGCAGACTATATTTGTACAGTTTATTATGCCATGGGTCCTTGTTCTGCTAAAAAACCCTATCATAAATCTTAGAAGGGTGCAAGCAGCAAAATGTTTGGTGAGGGTGCCAGCTACGAGCTGTCTGCAGATCAGCTGGAGGCAATGCGACAGATTTGCAGTGGGTCCTGTTCTCCTATTGCACACCTGGGTATCACAGCAAAAAGAAATGCTAATCTCTGCCCTCCATCAACAATCTTCCAGCAAATGAACAACTTGGAGGCAGCAGTGGGTGGGAGAGAATGCTGCTCAGAAATCTAGAAAACACACAGCAACTTAAAAATGGATTGGAACTGCCAAACTAATATGAGCCTGAGCTGAGCTCAAAGCATTAATTACTCATATACTTTTAGAAGTTATGAAACACGTCTGTCTTTGACCTTGTGTCTAAATATGGAGTTGCCCATACAGAGAAGTTGCTTGGCATTTAATCATTCTTGCTTTTCACCTTGACAGAGTAAAAGTTGTTCTACCCCCATTGAGTGGAAGCCGTATGGCATGCAATTAGATTGCTGCTCTGGGTTAAGTTACTCCTGTACATTACATCTTTTGCCCATGATTCATCCCATCAACTGTCACGTAAACAGGAGGAAATGTcagatgagatttttttcctgaacatttGGTCACTTggcaaaaaaagtaaaaatttgtATTCAGTTACTGTGAAGGCTGTGGTAGTATCAAGACAGACATAGTCCAGAGTTTTCATATGAAACACTTCACTAAGATGGCTGAACTTGTAAAAGTCAATTTCTGAGACTTGACTACTTCCCTCTGTCCAAAAAACTTGAGGGTTGGaaacaggcccaggagaagggCAACCAAACATTGTTCTTTATCAGATGGAACACAGTAGCCATCAAGGAACTCTGTAAAGACTTCACTTCTACTTTCCTCCACTCTAcaacaaatgcattttttataGCTATAttggaaaagcaaacacaaaattGCATGGAGTGGGAAAGTACACAGCAATAAGGATTTATATAGTGATAATATGAAGTTTTGGTAGTTCCAAATTCATTAAAATACTAATTCCTAGAGTCCTATTGCA
This genomic interval from Aphelocoma coerulescens isolate FSJ_1873_10779 chromosome 2, UR_Acoe_1.0, whole genome shotgun sequence contains the following:
- the DNAJC5B gene encoding dnaJ homolog subfamily C member 5B, whose protein sequence is MAEQRQRALSTSGEALYKILALEKGATHDEIKKSYRKLALKYHPDKNPDNPEAAEKFKEINNAHATLTDLSKRNIYDKYGSLGLYVAEQFGEENVNTYFMLSSWWAKGLFAVCGLLTGCYLCCCLCCCFNCCCGKCKPKAPEGEQQEFCVSPEDLEEQIKNDMERDGETPIMLQPANVTEKTQLIGDSHRSYRTES